In Dysidea avara chromosome 3, odDysAvar1.4, whole genome shotgun sequence, a single window of DNA contains:
- the LOC136249819 gene encoding holocytochrome c-type synthase-like, translating into MATASIGTEEKPSRCPVKHSASQRPSECPANAGKDKLDPSNMMPASPNEPMENQPFSLSKNRQLSSIPKGGTNSDKWVYPSEQMFFNAMIRKGWKFSEEQLKPEDMQHIITIHNKNNEDAWNEILKWEALHAKDCTNPKLLRFHGRAKDFSPRARIRSWLGYELPFDRHDWVIDRCGKEVRYVIDYYGCDPQPDRSVPIFIDVRPALDSFSAFKDRVLVAFRRWTS; encoded by the exons ATGGCAACCGCTTCGATAGGAACTGAGGAAAAGCCGTCTCGTTGTCCCGTGAAACACTCT GCATCACAACGTCCATCTGAATGTCCTGCCAACGCTGGTAAAGACAAATTAGACCCTTCCAATATG ATGCCAGCAAGCCCAAATGAACCAATGGAAAACCAGCCATTCTCCTTGTCCAAGAATCGACAGTTATCATCGATACCTAAAGGTGGTACGAATTCCGACAAATGGGTGTACCCTTCAGAACAAATGTTCTTCAATGCCATGATAAGAAAAGGCTGGAAGTTTTCAGAGGAACAGCTAAAGCCTGAAGACATGCAACACAttattacaatacacaataagaACAATGAAGATGCCTGGAATGAGATATTGAAGTGGGAGGCTCTTCATGCAAA GGACTGTACTAATCCCAAGCTATTGAGATTTCACGGTCGAGCTAAAGATTTTTCACCACGGGCAAGAATCCGTAGCTGGCTGGGTTATGAGCTACCATTTGATCGTCATGACTGGGTGATTGATAGATGTGGTAAAGAAGTACGGTACGTAATTGACTACTATGGCTGCGACCCTCAACCAGATAGATCTGTACCCATCTTCATTGATGTCAGACCTGCCCTAGACTCATTCTCAGCTTTCAAGGATAGAGTGCTTGTCGCTTTTCGTAGGTGGACTTCTtga
- the LOC136249813 gene encoding acyl-CoA 6-desaturase-like, which translates to MAPNTPNGALLRRRGVGDQVLYTREEVAQHRKPGDSWVILHGEVYNVTNWLPRHPGGSKVLGHYGGQDATVAFESFHIDKDYVRKYLKPLHIGSLLASEKELTPVSREFLELRKQFEKEKLFTPSVTFFTIYLLHIILFEVAAWVVLKYWGIGWVPYIMAAILLATGQAQAGWLQHDFGHLSVFKKSWMNHLAHHVVQEGLKGASCYWWNIRHFQHHAKPNVFLKDPDVSIPLLFLVGKIIPEKWGKRKWGIMPYRFQHNYFFLMGPPLLIPIYFHLEVVYYLIKNGQWVDVVWDLLYYLRFHLLFAPLTGGFWANFVFYFFMRFLESHWFVWVTQSNHIPMEVNLDQKEGWVEMQLRGTRNTDSSFFWDWFTGHLNHQIEHHLFPTMPRHNYYKAAPRVRELCAKYGIEYQLKNTWEAFGDIVRSLRDSGEIYYHAYHES; encoded by the exons ATGGCACCGAATACTCCTAACGGGGCCTTATTACGAAGACGCGGAGTTGGCGACCAGGTTTTGTACACCAGGGAAGAGGTAGCGCAGCACAGAAAGCCTGGTGATTCCTGGGTCATCTTACACGGCGAAGTGTACAACGTAACAAACTGGCTTCCTCGCCATCCAGGCGGCAGTAAAGTACTAGGACATTATGGCGGGCAAGACGCTACC GTTGCATTTGAATCATTTCATATTGACAAGGATTATGTGAGGAAGTACTTGAAGCCGCTGCACATTGGGTCACTGTTAGCATCAGAAAAAGAG TTGACACCTGTATCAAGAGAATTCTTAGAACTGAGAAAACAGTTTGAGAAAGAG AAATTATTCACACCCAGCGTGACCTTCTTTACCATATACTTACTACACATCATCCTATTTGAGGTAGCTGCTTGGGTTGTCCTCAAGTATTGGGGGATTGGATGGGTGCCCTACATTATGGCAGCCATTCTGCTGGCTACTGGACAA GCACAAGCTGGCTGGCTGCAGCATGATTTTGGACATTTGTCTGTATTCAAGAAATCCTGGATGAATCACCTTGCTCACCACGTTGTCCAAGAAGGGCTAAAAGGTGCTTCATGCTATTGGTGGAATATCAGGCACTTTCAACATCACGCTAAGCCTAACGTG TTCTTAAAAGACCCAGATGTAAGTATTCCTTTGCTATTTCTTGTTGGAAAGATAATTCCTGAGAAG TGGGGCAAGAGAAAATGGGGAATAATGCCTTACCGATTCCAACACAATTATTTCTTCTTAA TGGGGCCTCCACTTCTAATTCCTATCTATTTCCATTTGGAAGTTGTATACTACTTGATAAAGAATGGACAGTGGGTG GACGTCGTATGGGATTTGTTGTATTATTTACGATTTCATTTGTTATTTGCTCCACTGACTGGTGGATTTTGGGCCAATTTTGTATTCTACTTTTTTATGAG GTTTTTAGAAAGCCACTGGTTTGTGTGGGTGACTCAATCCAACCATATTCCAATGGAGGTGAACCTGGACCAGAAAGAGGGCTGGGTTGAGATGCAG CTAAGAGGTACAAGGAACACTGATTCTTCATTTTTCTGGGATTGGTTCACTGGTCATCTAAACCACCAAATAGAACACCA TCTATTCCCAACCATGCCTCGTCACAACTATTACAAAGCTGCTCCTCGTGTGCGAGAGCTCTGTGCAAAATACGGCATAGAATACCAGCTAAAGAACACTTGGGAGGCATTTGGTGATATTGTTAG GTCATTACGTGACTCTGGAGAAATTTACTATCATGCATATCATGAATCATAA
- the LOC136249815 gene encoding SH3 domain-binding protein 5 homolog — MADSGVGTTGSENGLQRQLSISKELQDKIFKELDTLNTQAAKINEIERGLDVRKTEVSALEKSFKAFKRRYESQLKKAQPFFRVLAEAKKKQKELQEAAQQFEKASNQLADAKAKEALAEKGLQDSAVTSDNSDTKAIDLAWQEILNNAIIKVVEAEKEKRLFEQMHQAKASELSVIVQEYNTTERKLRGTIRKVRPYLEERQKCLPRIQELKAQITAGEQQLADAKSNYRQAMKNLENLNEDMHRKQQEQGEKQTDYITNMITAGMMYNPNKTSRQLEVSTPISDMSSGISESVSDLGSINGDTPTPSLLEESMEVVAHCVVESSVGAAVRKVLTDQSSSFLPETSSTSMVDTISSGLVERAIQGAIEVVSHESRHETR; from the exons ATGGCCGACAGCGGAGTTGGTACTACAGGTTCCGAGAATGGCTTACAGCGACAGTTGTCTATTAGTAAGGAATTACAGGACAAGATATTCAAAGAGTTAGACACACTAAATACACAAGCAGCGAAGATTAACGAGATAGAGAGAGGACTAGAT GTACGTAAGACTGAAGTTTCGGCATTAGAGAAGTCGTTTAAAGCATTTAAAAGAAGATATGAGTCTCAGCTTAAAAAAGCTCAGCCGTTCTTTAGAGTTTTGGCAGAAGCCAAGAAG AAGCAAAAGGAACTCCAGGAAGCCGCGCAGCAGTTTGAGAAAGCTTCTAACCAACTAGCAGATGCTAAAGCAAAGGAAGCTCTGGCAGAAAAAGGATTACAAGATTCTGCTGTCACTTCTGATAACAGTGACACTAAAGCCATTGACCTGGCATGGCAAGAAATATTAAACAATGCTATCATCAAG GTGGTTGAAGCTGAAAAGGAGAAGAGATTATTTGAGCAGATGCACCAAGCTAAAGCTAGTGAGTTGAGTGTAATTGTACAGGAATACAACACCACTGAACGAAAACTACGTGGTACCATCAGAAAAGTAAG ACCATATTTAGAAGAAAGACAAAAGTGTTTACCTAGAATACAG GAGTTGAAAGCTCAAATTACAGCTGGTGAACAGCAGCTTGCAGACGCAAAATCAAATTATCGTCAAGCAATGAAAAATTTAGAGAACTTAAATGAAGATATGCACAGAAAACAACAAGAACAAGGAGAAAAACAAACTGACTATATCACAAACATGATCACTGCTGGAATGATGTACAATCCTAACAAAACATCAAGACAGTTAGAGGTATCAACACCGATATCAGATATGAGTAGTGGCATTTCTGAGAGCGTATCAGACTTGGGCTCTATAAATGGTGACACCCCTACCCCTAGTTTATTAGAAGAAAGCATGGAAGTAGTTGCACATTGTGTGGTAGAATCTTCTGTTGGTGCTGCTGTAAGAAAGGTGTTGACGGACCAATCTTCATCATTTTTACCTGAGACTTCAAGTACAAGTATGGTTGACACTATTTCTAGTGGATTAGTTGAAAGAGCTATTCAAGGAGCAATTGAAGTTGTATCACATGAATCAAGGCATGAAACAAGATAA
- the LOC136249818 gene encoding elongation factor 1-delta-like yields MANLNSMERIWFDQRKFEDAERKLVEHVASQHESLVVEGVGLQRDAVSAQKPTRGVDSIKKMSNFIEESLKTASLPRPGAKGSPELERRVKALEEENKVLKAIIRQIEERLSALEVSSGEINMADSQDGPSSSGKKVEDDDDDFDLFGSDDEDDDTSASKQKPVQPPKAAKKKPVAKSSLVLEVKPWDDETDMKELETKVRSVATDGLLWGASKLVPVGYGIQKLQISCIVEDDKVSTDFLEEEICKFEDLIQSMDIAAFNKL; encoded by the exons ATGGCAAATCTAAACTCCATGGAAAGAATATGGTTCGACCAGAGGAAGTTTGAAGATGCTGAGCGTAAACTGGTTGAACACGTGGCCAGCCAACACGAATCCTTAGTTGTGGAG GGCGTCGGTTTACAACGGGATGCAGTCTCAGCCCAG AAGCCAACTCGTGGTGTCGACAGTATCAAGAAAATGTCAAACTTTATTGAGGAATCTCTAAAAACAGCTTCATTGCCCAGGCCTGGG GCTAAAGGGTCACCTGAATTAGAAAGACGTGTGAAGGCATTAGAAGAAGAAAATAAAGTACTAAAAGCGATCATCAGACAGATAGAGGAGCGTCTTTCTGCACTGGAAGTTTCA TCAGGAGAAATCAACATGGCAGACAGTCAGGATGGTCCCAGTAGTAGTGGTAAGAAGGTGGAAGATGATGACGATGATTTTGATCTATTTGGTTCAGATGATGAG GATGATGATACTTCTGCCAGCAAGCAGAAACCTGTTCAACCTCCTAAGGCAGCTAAGA AAAAACCTGTAGCAAAGTCTAGCTTAGTGTTGGAAGTAAAGCCG TGGGACGATGAAACTG ACATGAAGGAATTGGAGACAAAAGTTAGAAGTGTCGCCACAGATGGTTTACTCTGGGGAGCTT CCAAACTAGTACCGGTGGGATATGGAATTCAGAAGCTGCAAATATCGTGTATTGTTGAAGATGATAAAGTTAGTACAGATTTTCTGGAAGAAGAAATATGTAAATTTGAAGATTTG ATCCAAAGTATGGATATAGCTGCCTTTAATAAATTATGA
- the LOC136249811 gene encoding nucleoporin 88-like yields the protein MDLEEAQEKGWSGVLVYHEMFNELRQHEIAVDEKNWLNLMCEMRGDLLIWCPDRQLLYTTNLKCLHSNPERYRVTFQELTCTNTPFGVHRLLPSPSDKHVALIGDDGVNILELQRHRGPCGEFGGGYKTVNCKCTPIDQDYFVARKQADTKIVLHAEWINECQLAMLMSDESIRAYSVFDLNYPMFTIPLEKDRPSLSLRDKFVTFGVLPAPLREEDDVTLLLIKSNGDVHLLSIRQNKEFFPIVYKLSSALPMLPASDDNYEMSVHDVLVLSCTPPVVVISTNDSTCYHCILLPSEDQQQDGAGPECQLLVYDGLQQEKGLELEEQDEGAGLLHQGAELLVDTSCNYQYYIIDGSGIQRITLLWAMNVNRHLQNSNISLKSVFEGSSEVQHLVVTHPLVQDSPMAGQLVCGICCVSSRMLGHVLVAITTEGECITLPLRQPHPPSELHNNDMTPYSHAPSQPSLLEEQVKAELSRSRGVPIISNRDGAKLDLQQCYEMLCESTKNLRDQHMVQQGKAKQLLTKRMESLLRQRRKQEEDLQKFAQQSRAMSQAAHNIKDRVEVLQQKNEKFCNRLRAILCHLEMASPELSEMECNARKELKEMTNKLKRLQNEIKVCTVRLDKSTPGQDLFTLSIPSLASHQLTTVHQLLGDESSRLTNLVKNVKELEKQL from the exons ATGGACTTGGAAGAAGCTCAAGAGAAGGGTTGGAGTGGGGTACTTGTATACCATGAAATGTTTAATGAGTTAAGACAACATGAAATCGCTGTGGATGAAAAA AACTGGCTAAACCTGATGTGTGAGATGAGGGGGGACCTGTTAATCTGGTGTCCTGATCGTCAACTGCTCTACACAACAAATCTGAAATGTCTACACTCTAATCCTGAACGATACAGAGTAACCTTTCAG GAGCTCACTTGTACCAACACTCCATTTGGTGTGCACCGTTTATTACCGTCTCCAAGTGACAAACATGTGGCATTAATTGGAGATGATGGGGTTAACATACTAGAGTTACAGAGACACAGGGGaccttgtggagagtttggTGGTGGATATAAGACTGTGAACTGCAAGTGTACACCAATTGACCAAGATTACTTTGTAGCAAGGAAACAAGCCGATACAAAGATTGTCCTTCATGCAGAATGGATTAACGAATGTCAACTAGCAATGCTAATGTCTGATGAATCAATAAG GGCTTACAGTGTCTTTGACTTAAACTATCCAATGTTTACTATTCCATTGGAGAAGGATCGACCATCTTTGTCCCTCCGAGACAAGTTTGTCACCTTTGGTGTGCTACCTGCTCCACTGAGGGAAGAAGATGATGTAACATTGTTACTGATCAAGTCTAATGGAGATGTACACTTACTCAGCATCAGACAGAATAAGGA ATTTTTCCCAATAGTTTACAAACTCAGTTCTGCTCTTCCAATGCTGCCAGCTTCAGATGACAATTATGAAATGTCTGTGCATGATGTACTGGTGTTATCCTGTACTCCACCTGTGGTCGTCATATCAACCAACGATAGCACCTGTTATCATTGTATACTACTACCTTCAGAAGATCAG CAACAAGATGGTGCTGGCCCAGAATGCCAACTACTGGTGTATGATGGGCTGCAGCAAGAAAAGGGTTTGGAGCTTGAGGAGCAAGATGAGGGGGCAGGTCTCCTGCATCAGGGGGCGGAGCTGCTTGTAGATACATCTTGCAACTACCAGTATTACATAATTGATGGGTCTGGTATTCAACGGATAACACTTCTGTGGGCAATGAACGTTAACAGGCATCTGCAAAATTCTAACATCAGCT TAAAGTCAGTGTTTGAAGGTAGCTCCGAGGTGCAGCATTTGGTAGTTACACACCCCCTTGTGCAGGACAG tCCCATGGCTGGACAACTAGTGTGTGGAATCTGCTGTGTCTCCAGCCGAATGCTTGGCCATGTACTGGTTGCCATAACAACAGAAGGAGAATGTATCACTCTTCCGTTGAG GCAGCCACACCCACCTTCAGAGCTGCACAACAATGACATGACACCATACAGCCACGCCCCCTCCCAACCCAGCCTCTTGGAGGAGCAAGTTAAGGCAGAGCTATCTCGTAGCAGGGGTGTGCCAATCATTAg TAACAGGGATGGAGCTAAATTAGATCTGCAGCAATGTTACGAGATGTTGTGTGAGTCAACAAAGAATTTACGAGACCAACACATGGTACAGCAAGGAAAAGCCAAGCAGTTACTGACTAAAAG GATGGAGTCACTGCTGCGACAGCGACGCAAGCAGGAAGAGGACCTACAGAAGTTTGCCCAACAAAGCCGAGCCATGTCACAAGCAGCACACAACATCAAAGACAGGGTGGAAGTGTTGCAGCAGAAAAATGAGAAGTTCTGCAACAG GTTGAGGGCTATCTTGTGCCATTTGGAGATGGCCAGTCCGGAGTTGTCGGAAATGGAGTGTAATGCACGGAAAGAGTTGAAAGAAATGACTAACAAATTAAAACGACTTCAAAATGAAATAAAAGTG TGTACAGTGAGGTTAGATAAGAGTACACCAGGACAAGACCTATTCACCTTATCCATCCCATCGTTGGCTAGTCATCAATTAACAACTGTACACCAGCTCCTTGGAGATGA GAGCAGCAGACTAACTAACTTGGTGAAGAATGTGAAAGAGCTTGAAAAACAATTGTAA